The following proteins come from a genomic window of Lolium rigidum isolate FL_2022 chromosome 5, APGP_CSIRO_Lrig_0.1, whole genome shotgun sequence:
- the LOC124651930 gene encoding putative disease resistance protein RGA4 has protein sequence MAELVVSMAIGPLMSMLKDKVFSYLLDQYKVMEGMEEQHKILKRKLPAILDVITDAEEQATAHREGAKAWLQELKTVAYEANEVFDEFNYEALRREAKKKGHYAELGVDAIKLFPTHNRVVFRHRMASKLSRVLQAVEVLIAEMHAFRFKYRPQPPVSKQWRQTDYFIVDPHDIVRRSRDKDKRNIVDTLLRQANNVDLTVVPIVGMGGLGKTTLAQLIYNEHEIQKHFQLLLWICVSDSFDVNSLAKCIVEASPKKNDDTEKSPLDRLQKLLSAQRYLLVLDDVWNREIHKWDMLKMCLQHGGTGSAVLTTTRDKQVAEIMGANTTYNLNVLDDSFIKEIIEARAFTPEKEKPTELVELVGEIVKRCCGSPLAATALGSVLRAKTSVEEWKAVSCSSSICTNETGILPILKLSYNDLPSYMKLCFAFCAVFPKDYKIDVEKLIQLWIANGFVPEHNETNGRHIFNELASRSFFLDIEKINDRRKDYSRTICKIHDLMHDIAMSVMEKECVVASERPNQPKWFSDTVRHLFLSCEETEGILNGSMEKRSPAIQTLLCDSFVSIPLQHLSKYSSLHALKLRTTEKSFVPIPKYLHKLRYLDLSNSDMEALPEDISILYNLQVLDVSNCCYLARLPRQMKYMTSLRHLYTHGCRNLESMPPELGKLTKLQTLTYFIAADTGPDCSDVTELEHLNLGGQLELRQVENVREAEAKVANLGKKKNLKEMRLRWTSVSDSKVLSNFEPHDGLQVLKIYSYGGKCMGMLQNMVEIHLFQCERLQVLFRCGTSFTFPKLKELRLEDLLDLERWWEINERQEGQIVFPVLEKLFIKHCGKLITLPEAPLVQEPCSGGHRSVWSPLPLLEKLFLRYSRKLIAFPEAPLLQESCGGFRSAFPALQVLKLEDLESFQRWDVAVRGEQILFPLLVKLSIQYCPKLMDLPEAPKLSVLKIEDGKQEIFQSVDRYVSSLTKLILRLQNTKTTSEAKCTVIAPVDINEKWFQKSPLTFMELGCCNSFFGSFALELWDYFIHLEYLSINRCDVLVHWPEKVFQSLISLKILRIRRCKNLTGYAQIPLEPSGSEPSQHLPRLEVLRVYECESLVEMFNVPASLKVLLIHECDKLESIFSKKQQGMSELVQGSSCIGAITRIAVSELSPSPMNHFCPCLESLNLVQCGNLPAVLNLPPSLKFINICACRSIQVLSCQLNGPSRPQVSASINALPPYLRCLLIWSCDMLGGILRLPTSLTHLDIKNNSGFTSLESPAGEPPSLEVLNLNGCSSLASLPNEPHAYRFLKRLYVTDCHALKKLPRCLQQQLGSIKDKRLDAQYEVMAFNPKTWKEIPKMVRERRKAKEKRRLERKREQRRQADLTIEIQEA, from the coding sequence ATGGCAGAACTGGTGGTCTCCATGGCCATTGGGCCACTGATGTCCATGCTCAAGGACAAGGTGTTTAGCTACCTCCTTGACCAGTACAAGGTGATGGAGGGAATGGAGGAGCAGCACAAGATTCTCAAGCGCAAGCTTCCAGCCATCCTTGACGTCATCACCGACGCTGAGGAGCAGGCGACGGCACACAGAGAAGGGGCAAAAGCATGGCTCCAGGAGCTCAAGACGGTGGCCTATGAAGCAAATGAAGTCTTTGATGAATTCAACTATGAAGCACTACGTCGTGAAGCCAAGAAGAAGGGTCACTACGCCGAGCTTGGCGTCGATGCAATTAAACTCTTCCCTACTCACAACCGTGTTGTGTTCCGTCACAGAATGGCTAGCAAGCTTAGCCGGGTTCTGCAAGCCGTTGAGGTCCTCATAGCAGAGATGCATGCCTTTAGGTTCAAGTACCGACCACAGCCACCTGTGTCCAAGCAGTGGAGGCAGACAGATTATTTTATCGTCGACCCACATGACATTGTTAGAAGATCTAGAGACAAAGATAAGAGGAATATTGTTGATACACTACTTCGTCAAGCTAACAATGTAGATCTCacagttgttcccattgttggaaTGGGGGGCCTTGGAAAGACCACATTAGCGCAGCTCATATACAATGAACATGAAATTCAGAAGCATTTCCAGTTGCTGCTTTGGATCTGTGTTTCTGATAGCTTTGATGTGAACTCCTTGGCTAAGTGTATAGTTGAAGCATCTCCCAAGAAGAATGATGATACTGAAAAATCACCACTGGATAGACTTCAGAAATTGTTAAGTGCACAAAGGTATCTCCTTGTATTGGATGATGTCTGGAACAGAGAGATCCATAAGTGGGACATGTTGAAGATGTGTCTTCAGCATGGTGGCACCGGTAGTGCAGTATTGACAACAACTCGTGACAAACAAGTTGCTGAAATCATGGGTGCAAATACAACCTATAATCTCAATGTTTTGGATGATAGTTTCATAAAGGAAATTATTGAGGCTAGAGCATTCACTCCGGAGAAAGAAAAGCCTACCGAGCTAGTTGAGTTAGTTGGTGAGATTGTGAAGAGATGTTGTGGCTCTCCTTTAGCTGCAACTGCACTGGGCTCTGTACTTCGTGCCAAGACCAGCGTGGAAGAATGGAAGGCTGTATCATGTAGCAGCAGTATTTGCACCAACGAAACTGGAATTTTGCCAATACTCAAGCTTAGCTACAATGACTTGCCATCATACATGAAGCTGTGCTTTGCTTTCTGTGCTGTATTTCCCAAGGATTACAAGATTGATGTGGAAAAGCTTATCCAACTATGGATAGCAAATGGATTTGTTCCAGAACACAATGAAACAAATGGAAGACATATTTTCAATGAGCTGGCATCAAGGTCATTCTTTCTTGACATAGAAAAAATTAATGATCGTCGGAAGGATTATTCTAGGACTATATGTAAAATCCATGATCTTATGCATGATATTGCAATGTCTGTTATGgagaaagaatgtgttgttgcatCTGAGAGACCAAATCAACCCAAGTGGTTTTCAGATACTGTTCGGCATTTGTTTTTGTCATGTGAAGAAACAGAAGGTATTTTGAATGGTTCCATGGAGAAAAGATCTCCTGCTATCCAAACACTGCTATGCGATAGTTTTGTGTCGATCCCATTGCAGCATCTGTCAAAGTACAGCTCTTTGCATGCCTTGAAGCTCAGGACAACTGAAAAGTCATTTGTACCGATACCAAAGTATCTGCATAAGCTGAGGTACCTTGATCTCTCAAACAGTGATATGGAAGCACTTCCTGAAGATATAAGTATTCTATATAACCTACAAGTGTTGGATGTTTCCAACTGCTGTTATCTTGCTCGTCTTCCGAGGCAGATGAAGTATATGACTTCCCTCCGTCACCTCTACACTCATGGATGTCGGAACTTGGAGAGCATGCCTCCAGAACTTGGAAAACTCACTAAGCTGCAGACTCTTACATATTTTATAGCAGCGGATACTGGCCCTGATTGCAGTGATGTTACAGAGCTGGAGCATTTAAACCTTGGTGGTCAGCTAGAGCTACGTCAGGTAGAAAATGTTAGAGAAGCAGAGGCAAAAGTGGCAAACCTCGGAAAAAAGAAGAATCTCAAAGAAATGAGATTAAGATGGACTTCTGTTTCTGACAGCAAGGTGCTCAGCAATTTCGAACCTCATGATGGGCTGCAGGTTCTGAAGATATATTCCTACGGTGGAAAGTGTATGGGTATGTTGCAAAACATGGTTGAGATCCATCTTTTTCAATGTGAAAGATTGCAAGTTTTGTTCAGATGCGGTACATCCTTCACTTTTCCGAAACTGAAGGAGCTTAGGCTAGAAGATCTGTTGGATCTTGAGAGATGGTGGGAAATAAATGAGAGGCAAGAAGGACAAATAGTATTTCCTGTGCTTGAGAAGTTGTTTATTAAGCATTGTGGAAAGTTGATCACATTACCTGAAGCACCATTGGTTCAAGAACCATGCAGTGGAGGTCATAGATCAGTATGGTCACCACTTCCTCTTCTCGAGAAGTTGTTTCTTAGGTATTCTAGAAAGCTGATAGCATTTCCCGAAGCACCATTGCTACAAGAATCATGTGGAGGTTTTCGCTCGGCATTTCCAGCCCTACAGGTACTCAAATTGGAGGACTTGGAGAGTTTTCAGAGATGGGATGTTGCAGTCAGAGGAGAACAAATATTGTTTCCTCTGCTTGTGAAACTATCGATTCAGTATTGCCCAAAGCTGATGGATTTACCTGAAGCACCAAAACTAAGTGTATTAAAAATTGAAGATGGCAAGCAAGAGATATTTCAGTCGGTAGACAGATATGTATCTTCACTGACCAAGCTGATATTGAGATTACAAAACACAAAAACAACGTCAGAGGCCAAGTGCACTGTAATTGCACCTGTGGACATCAACGAGAAATGGTTCCAGAAATCTCCTCTTACATTTATGGAGTTAGGATGCTGCAACTCATTCTTTGGATCATTTGCACTAGAGCTGTGGGACTATTTTATACATCTTGAATATTTGTCTATTAATAGATGTGATGTGCTTGTCCATTGGCCTGAGAAAGTGTTCCAAAGCTTGATATCCTTGAAAATATTACGTATTAGAAGATGCAAAAATCTGACTGGATATGCACAAATTCCTCTTGAGCCATCAGGATCTGAACCGAGTCAACACCTGCCACGTCTCGAGGTTCTTCGTGTATATGAATGTGAAAGTTTGGTAGAGATGTTCAATGTCCCAGCATCTCTCAAGGTTCTGCTTATTCATGAGTGTGATAAGCTTGAGTCCATATTTAGCAAGAAGCAGCAGGGCATGTCAGAGTTAGTTCAAGGGTCTTCTTGCATTGGGGCAATCACACGTATAGCTGTATCAGAGTTGTCACCATCACCCATGAATCACTTTTGTCCATGCCTAGAATCTCTGAATTTAGTTCAGTGTGGAAATTTACCAGCGGTTCTGAATCTTCCACCATCCTTAAAGTTCATAAATATTTGTGCCTGCAGAAGTATTCAAGTCCTGTCATGTCAGCTGAATGGTCCCTCAAGACCACAAGTCAGTGCTTCCATAAATGCACTCCCTCCTTATCTCAGATGTCTATTAATATGGTCCTGTGACATGTTGGGCGGGATTCTCCGCCTGCCCACGTCCCTCACGCACCTGGATATTAAGAACAACAGTGGGTTCACATCGTTGGAGTCTCCGGCGGGAGAGCCCCCATCGTTGGAAGTCCTTAACCTTAATGGCTGCAGTAGCCTGGCATCCCTACCGAATGAGCCGCATGCATACAGGTTTCTGAAAAGGCTTTACGTTACAGACTGCCATGCCCTAAAGAAGCTCCCTAGATGCCTGCAGCAGCAACTGGGCAGCATTAAAGACAAACGTCTGGATGCCCAATATGAAG